The nucleotide window GATTTTTGGGCCACTGCTTAATGCTTATACAGACAACTGACTCTGCAACCATGATAGTACAACAATTAGAAAGGAGAAGCAAGAGCCAAGCCAATTGCAAACAAAGCCAGTCCCGCTCTGAGATTCTCTTTCACTCTCACTTTTCAAGTGTTTGAATTGAGATAAATCCATCATGCATGGGTCCGGCCTCCTTTCATTCATCATATTCACTGTGCACGTCCAGCCTAACATTAacctaccttttttttttctttttcttttttttttatgactcgtagttcaAATAGTTtaaagtatatatattttttcacgtGAAATTTTGGGCTCGATTCGCGCATCTCTCAttggaaaacaaaaacaaaagctacTTTTTCTTTGCTAGGATATGCCTGCATGTAGTGATCACACAAAGCTAAATATGCCAATATTTGTAATATATAAAATTTTCGACAAGTCCACCCACTAAAATTTCAAGAGAATTCAATTTAGGTATTGCCACTCCCATTAcctcatattaattaatcttttatGCATCAAataatttctttaaatattcTTTAATTCACAAATAGAACACTCTAATATTGATTGAAATAAAATCTCAATCAGATTACAGGAATAGTAAAAAACTACATGCATTAAAGGAATGATGTTGATCCATTATTAGTTACTTTTATACTCTGGAATCCCCGATTTTTTTAAATCTTTATTTATGACTCTATATTCAACCATTGATTGTTTTGGTGTATGCAATACAtctaaacataaaggaaaagaaCTAAACTCCATATGTAACCCTAGCAGTATCGATGAAATAGGGGTAGAACCAGAGCTAAATGGAGAGTTGAAGTTCCAATTATTTGACGAAATAACAACAATAATTctcaaaagaaagagagaaaaacgtGTGTGACAACGTGGGACTGTGCATGGATAatgcaaaagaacaaaaaaaagtaCGGAACTAACTCTTAGTTATCGTATCCTCTAATGCTCAACTAGCACAGCGACATACCTATAACTAGCTAGGTAGTAGGTACTACAAGCCTAAGGGCTCCTGGCTCTAAGCACATGTTTAAAGAGGATTCGTTTTTATTTCAAGATGAATTAAATAATCTGGTTTTTCATAGAAGTATTGTATTAGGatgtgttattcacacacctcgttttattttctatatatcgtttgttaattttgtttataTTCTTTAATTTAATTGCTTTGATAGCCAAAAattaaaggggtgtgctatcaacacacctctttttacttctcacacaccctttgttattttctgtccgttgatcttctttaattcattcgatccaaccgtcgaaaattaaaatgatgtgtgagaagtaaaaataggtgtgtagatatcacaccccaaaatTAAAAAGTATGTGAAAGATAAAATGTGTGTGGATAGATCCACCTTGTGTTGGGAAGCCATGAAAAGTGGAGGAATCCAACGATGGGTTTTTGACATATTGCATGCTCACGAGACCTTGAGCATAAACAATGAACTAGTGAATTTCCCAAGAAAAGGGgataaaaaaaaaccgaaaatgaaaaattaaagttactttttaagttttcaaatttgGACTCAATTTtctaatgaaaattgaaaacaattttaTACAAAAATGAGAACTACAATAGTTACATGTTGTtgcctatatttaactgacaaGGAGAGGGGGCCGGCGGcacagagagaaaagagagagagatgtgtttgtagggttgtgtagagaaATGTGTTACTTCCCCTTTCGCAGtgcctctatttatagtaataagagagaaaataaatctttctcctccaaggaatacaagtcatGATAGGAAAGAATAATTAGAATCCAATCaaatttaggatttacacaatcacacttaaactataAGTTAACAACATACCAaacatattttaattttcactGACTTGATCATACCATTTGCAACGTAAACGAACATGAAGATTGAACGTTTTAGCAATAATAATAGATAACAAATGAAAACTACATTCCATCATTTAATTTATGAGATTTTGCTAAAAATTAGAGTTCGATcactagtgtgtgtgtgtgtgtgtttttaatCTTAACAACTAATTACGACGATGCTATTACATTACCATTTGCCACAAAagctttataaattttattttttattaaatattgaaGCTATTACAGAATAGGTCAATAATGTATATCAAAATTATGCAGGTTAAGCACGCATTGGAAGACCAATTCCCCACCACCAAGCATCCAACCACTAGAGTTTTCTTGAAGATGTACATCATAATTCACTACTTAATTGCACATTCTTCCACTAAGTTAGTGACTCCtttctttattctcatgcttcATTGCTTTAGTTTTAATAACATAAACATGTTGCATATATGTCAAGATAATTTAAGATCCGAGGTAAAGTTTATATGGCCAATCTAATGAAGCATATCCACTCCATTATTATTTCCCTAACTTCATATATAGAAGTCAACCGAAAAGAATTTATCTTTCGTGTCTTCTAAACTTCAAATTCGAATACGAACCTTTCGCTTTTGTGAGTTGTAGCATAGGCTTTCCACATTATCCCCTACTATATTCAAGCGATTCACCGGTATTATCTTAATCGAATATTTACTTACAACCAATGATTTGAAATGAACGCTTATGATTCTCATTTATGTGTTTATTAACAATCAAAGAATGAAAAGCCAAGGTATGAATTTACGTGCGGGAGTTGTTTAATCTCATACTCAATCGTTTATACTCTCATTCCTCTCATAATAAATAAACATTTTCTAATTGGAATCGATGAAATTAATACAAAACTACCTTCCTTGGCCATGGGCATCGAGTGCGACGACTTAGAGCCTCAAATCGAGGGGGCCCAAAAAAAGTATGTTATTTGAAggataatataattaaataaaaaacaattgtgATTAAAATTGATGAATTGTTCTTTGATTTAAGGTATACTAAGTTACTACAATATATTACATGGTGAGTAACATGATTgaaattgaatcatgtttctcaATAACGATAATCTGGAAATGGATTGTTATTCACcaattaatacaaaataaaaaaattgtaataaaaaaattgtagtaACTTATGTTAACAAAGGGTCATTTCTGACTCTGATCGGCCTAAAGGAACACAAGCCCAAGGGGGCACGGGCCCAAAGGAAATTCAAGGTCCAATGAACATGGAAAGATAAGGCCAAGCGCTTTTAAGGAGCCCATGGCCTCCTAACATCTTATTAACAATCAAGCCGAGCGCTTCTTCATAAAGCGTCTTCCGAGCACTAGAGGGCAAGTTGGCTACTGACAAATTTAAGGCACGGGCTCTCAGAAATAAAAGGGGCAGGTCTAGTCATACATTAATTTCAGGCCACGTGACGGCCAGGCAAAGGAACAAATGCCTATGAAGAGACATAAAGGCTAACATGTAGGACACTCAGGTGCCAGTTCCTACCAACACCAGGGCCGAGCAAGGCACTCGGCTGCTTCATCTCAAGAATGGACACAAGTGGACCCGTGCGAAGGCACATTGTTGCCATGTGTTGGCCAAGAAGATGAGGGACAATTGGTAGGTCTAATATGTGCGTTCAACGCATTAAATGCAAAGGAAGTGATAGGTTCGAGCAAAAAGATTGAAGACTCAAAAAATTGCCTATATAAGAAAGACAATGACCCCTTACAGAGGATCAGACGAATTGAGAGAGAAATTGTACAATTTTGGCCTAGTGCTACTTGTAACTTTGTTCTCAATTTCTATAAGAAACTCAATGAACATAGCTAATTTTAAGGGGTGAACAACTTAAATTCTGTATCTAATATCCTTGTTTGCAAAGCCCAAGTACATGAAGGACAAACACTTTGACCAATTCAACATTTGTTAGCGAGCGTTAACAACTTATTATACATAAAAGAATTACATATATTTAATCATATTTCATCAATTAGTACACATTTTCAAAGTAATAATGTATGTGAGCTCCTTTTATTCGCACCTTAAATCACTCACATCCAAAATGCAATGAAGTGCATTCAATTATCTTAGTCAAAATAATAAGTAATTGAATAAATGAACATCTCCTAATGTCTCATCGAAAATTTCTCTTGTTAGTATGGCTCAACCACTCCGTCTTTGTGTGGTGGGTTTATTCTTGTTACCCAAACTTAAAAATtaggagagaaaaaaagaaaatcgtATTATTAGGGCTAGAAGAACGCAACCACTTATTTGGGCCACCATGTTCATGCGATATGATTGTTTCAATCATTTACCTTACTTGTGATTTCAAAGTTACGTAACACTCATTGTTATAAATGTTTTAACTGTACCACttaatttcaattatttattttctatacTACTTAATTTATGTGGTTAAGATAGTTTGGACAAGTGAACTGAAGATCTCCAGATGCTTCGGTTAGAAAGTGCGATTATGAGACATACTCTTACGAAAAAAGTAgagaaaaacctagaaaaacttataaaagtaCTTTAAGAAAAGACACAGAATACTTgaagttaataaaaaatttgtcgTAAAATCAAGCACAGTAATATTCTAGAATTCATACGGCTGCACTGTTATGTAGCAAAGTGTTATCATGTGCTTTAGCGGTTTTAGTTGACcaaattcaaaaaagaaaaacatttgaACGCGATGTTACCAACTGCAGAGTTTGGGTCCGAGTCCAAGCACCGAGTACTTGACATTTGACCAAAACCCCAGCACAGCACAAAACAGCTAGGCCAATCATCTACCGACTCAAACACAAATTATAAAAGGACAAGTGTAGACTGGACCCACACCCCATTCCCCCCACCCAATACACACCCACCACCTGTCCCCTTCCTACATTTGAATCTTTCAATTCAACGGTCAACATTCAAAGACGCAAGCAAACATTCATTACATATTCCCACTTTGCCTTTTGAGTTTTGACCCCGCGTTGCGTATACAATATATAAGGGCTCATCGTGCTCCCCACATTTCTCACAACCAGAAAcaacacaaatactcaaagcaaaaTCCCTCATCGATTTCTAATTTATTCTTTTTGTACTTCGATTCAAAGCAACGAACAATGATCTTATcttggggaagaagaagggctGGACGTAAAGCCGACAACAAGAAACAATTTTGTAATTTGGACATGGACGTGGAGGAGATCGCGATTCCGACGCATTTCCGGTGCCCGATTTCCCTCGAGTTGATGAAAGATCCGGTGACGCTTTCGACGGGAATGACGTACGACAGGTCGAGCATTGAGATGTGGATCGAGACCGGCAACAGGACGTGTCCGGTGACTAATCAGGAACTAGTGAGTTTTGACCAGATTCCGAACCATGCACTGCGTCGGATGATCCAGGATTGGTGTGTGGAGAACAGGTCTAATGGCATCGAGCGGATTCCAACGCCGCGAATCCCCGTGACTCCCTATGAGGTTTTGAGGATCCGCGAGAGAGTTGCTGGGGCAGCAAGGCGTTTGGATGAGAAGAAGTGTCATGAACTGGTGGGGAAGATCAAAGCGTGGGGCAAGGAAAGCGAGCGGAACAAGAAGTGTATGGCCGAGAACGGAATTGGCAGCTGCTTATCCGCTGTGTTCGAGTCCTTTGCCGACCGTTCAATGGACGAACATGTTGAGATATTGGTGGAAATTTTATCAGTGCTGCCATGGGTTTTTCCATTGAGTGAAGAAGGCCAAACAAAGCTTGGATCTTCAGGGTGTTTGCGATCTTTTGTGTCGTTTTTGGAGGGGAAAGATCTAACAGCACGGCAAAACGCAGTTTTGGTACTTAGAAAGTTGTTTTCTTTGGATCAAAAATATGTGGATGCTTTCGGGGCGATTGAAGGAGGTACTGAAGCAATTGTTGGGATCATTAGAGAACCTATTTGTCCTCAAGCGACTAAGGCTGCTCTAGCTTGTGTTCTTTTCATGATTTCATCACCGCCATCCGTGCAAACCAGTGACGAAATCAGATCAAGATTTGTGGAATTGGGTTTGGTTTCTTTGCTGCTGGAAATTCTTGTTGAGGCAGAGAAAAGCGTTTCGGAGAGAGCTTTGGGTGTTTTGGAGGTTCTTTGCGACTGCAAACAAGGGAGGGAAAAGGCCCTTGAGAATGCTCTCACAATGCCTCTTTTGGTCAAGAAGATTTTGAGGATTTCAGAGTTGGGGACGGAGTTTTCGGTGTCTATAATCTGGAAGCTGTGCAGGATTGAAACCGAGGAACGCGTTTTGATTGAGGCGCTTCAAGTGGGTGCTTTACAGAAGCTGTTGGTGGTCTTGCAGGTCGGGGTTTGTGATGGGATCAAGGACAAGATTACTGACTTGTTGAAATTGTTTAATCTGCACATGAGTAAATTGGACTGCGTTGATTCCTCCGTGGATTTCAAGTACCTGAAGAGGTCATTTTTAAGTTAGGGAGAAGAAATTACTTTTCTTGTTCTTTAGATTgtgttagaaattattttttgtacAAAATAGAGAAATTTGTAAAGCAAGATACCATTCACTTATTCAAATTATATATCAAGTTGAAACCTGGAACAAACATTCATCCTATTCTCTGTGTATTGCTTTTGGATCTAATTTAGCGTAATCAAATTGGCTAAAACAATTGCTCCTCATCTGCACACAGGTCCGAATCCTTTTCGttaaattgtaatttaaattatattagaATATCACTCAAATAAAAAGTACTTGAGACATTCATTCTTGAGAGTGAAGGACTTCATCTCATTCCATTCCAAAACCTCTAACACAACTGAAAATACTGATAACATCCGAGCGAGGGGGTAAGGCTAAAACATGAAAGTTTGAACAAATTGTACACAGAAACCCGCAAGGTAGGAATCAACCAGAACGAACATACCAAACCCACCATTCCAATCATTTACACCTACTAATTATCTCCCATCTGCAGATGTGAAAGACTCGGCAAATCCATACGGGCGTGTAGGGATGCTCGTCTGAGTGTTATCCAAGCTGGGAAGAAGCGATGAAGAAGAGGATTCCGAATTGCTTCTACCTTCATATGCCTGCCACTTCTTAAGTGCTTGCGGCAACGACATTTCAAGGTCTATACCATATATGTCTTCGGAACTTTGATCGCTTGGCTTCCAAAGCTCCACCAGAGAAGATAGGACATTCACGATGTGGCCCATGTCAGGCCTCTGATACGGCTCTCTGGCACAGCAGTGACCTGCTAACTCAGCGACAGTGCTGACACTGGCAAGTGTTTCCTCGTTGAGATCAATTGTGGGATCAATTGCCTTGCGGAATGAGTCCTTGTTAATGAACATTCTCCGGAACCATGTCACTAAGTGCATGCTCTCCTCAGGCTGGCTGTCGTCAAGTGCCTTTCTCCCCGTGATCAGCTCCATCAAAATCACTCCAAAACTGAACACATCTACTTTCGTTGTCACACGACCAGTAACTGCAAGTATCGTAAATTTTTTGTTTACAATCAGTGTCAATATTGACTACCAACTATTAACCAAAAGTTAAAtagaattttcttttaaattaaaaGTAAAACGAACTATGAGAAGGCAAAACGTCTAAGACATTAAAATTGTAGAACCACCAGAATAAAGGCAATGATTAGCTTTGTTGTAAAGCTAGGTAAGTGGGATCAGCTGACCTAAAAAGGAAGGAACAAACAGAAAATCAAAACTACTAAAGTGGGTTCGGTGAATCGACTGCTTTAAGCTCCAAAAGGCCAAAACCAGCTGGGAACAACTAATATCATGGAGATTTCCAATGAGAACAATCCAATAGCAAAATATTCTACCATTCTGTTATTACAAACAGCAAGGGAAAATGGCTTTAAAATATTCGGGTTGCTCGAGTGATTTCAGAAACCCTTAGCAATGATGTCCGAAAAGGCCAAATACACAGCTGGCAGAGGAGAGAATAAGATGATGCGCAATGATGATTACTGAACATGCAATTTAGTGAAATTTAGAGAATACTCATCCTTCTGGTGCCTTTCTTTTTCATGTAACCAACCCTATCATTCTGGTGCCTTTCTTTTTCCTGTAACCAACCCACAAACTCCCAAGAAAATCATGACTTCGCGTTTctaatttgttttcttaagaATGGCAGTCATGAGAATCCAACCTAAATCTCATAATGGATCACAACAATGGATTACATTTCATAACATGGCAATAAAACTTGCTATACTATTTGCCTGACATATCTTCTCACCCCCAATGCATTAAGAACACCAACTAGAAATTAAGCATTCTTGTTTGAATTTATTAATCCGACCaagagataaaaaaataaaataaagttgttgataCATTTGCAGAGCTGC belongs to Malus sylvestris chromosome 17, drMalSylv7.2, whole genome shotgun sequence and includes:
- the LOC126610431 gene encoding U-box domain-containing protein 21-like, whose product is MILSWGRRRAGRKADNKKQFCNLDMDVEEIAIPTHFRCPISLELMKDPVTLSTGMTYDRSSIEMWIETGNRTCPVTNQELVSFDQIPNHALRRMIQDWCVENRSNGIERIPTPRIPVTPYEVLRIRERVAGAARRLDEKKCHELVGKIKAWGKESERNKKCMAENGIGSCLSAVFESFADRSMDEHVEILVEILSVLPWVFPLSEEGQTKLGSSGCLRSFVSFLEGKDLTARQNAVLVLRKLFSLDQKYVDAFGAIEGGTEAIVGIIREPICPQATKAALACVLFMISSPPSVQTSDEIRSRFVELGLVSLLLEILVEAEKSVSERALGVLEVLCDCKQGREKALENALTMPLLVKKILRISELGTEFSVSIIWKLCRIETEERVLIEALQVGALQKLLVVLQVGVCDGIKDKITDLLKLFNLHMSKLDCVDSSVDFKYLKRSFLS